One genomic region from Ornithinimicrobium flavum encodes:
- the mobF gene encoding MobF family relaxase, with product MTLHKLSAGSGYEYLTRQVAAGDDTGIGRRGLEDYYAAKGESPGRWAGSGLVGIDGLESGDRVTSEQMANLFGAGRHPLTGVALGAPYRVYDSDAGGFDAEVARRLDARADDSTEPAEQLEQVAAARSEVAREYFVREQGREPRDARELASAVARYSRPQRTAVAGYDLTFSPVKSVSTLWAIAPPEISRTVADAHDAAVQDALAFLERQVLYTREGKNGARQVETRGLIAAAFTHRDSRDGDPDLHTHVAVANKVQTLEGKWLSIYGRVLHQHVVAASEIYNTAVEAHLRAALGLRFAERPGGTCGKRPVREVEGVDRALCELWSRRRGDITARQDVLSGEFQEAHGRPPTPVEQIALAQRANLETRTAKHEPRSLTAQRETWWAEAAGVLGMEGIEQMVTTVLGQAGRPTQEVTDEWVGEAAQRVVAEVEARRATWQVWHLQAEAQRQVRGLDLHPSMVAGVVGRVVDAATVARSVNLTPDLDPIGEPDGLRRRDGTSVYRHTGSDHYTSLRVLQAEQRITSAAGRSDGAALAREDAQLAVLEASVQGRDLNRGQADLVLALACSGRRVQLVLAPAGSGKTTAVRVLADAWRGHVGPVIGLAPSAAAATVLAEATGVPSETLAKLVHDLDHERPSQLDEAIGPDTLVVVDEAGMADTLTLDRVISHVLARGACVRLIGDDQQLAAVGAGGVLRDIATAHGAVRLDEVVRFADPAEAQASLALRAGDASALGFYLDRDRVHVGDLATTVDAVFTAWSRDRASGRDSLMLAPTRELVTSLNTRARAARLGNSTPGRQVALADGTHASAEDVVITRRNDRRLGVGRTDWVKNGDRWTVTAVEGRALRVRNLSSGLRARLPAGYVAEHVELGYASTVHTAQGLTTDTVHGIATGQESRQLLYTMLTRGRNENHVHVVSAIDTDGHTLPLIETTDPATATEVLQGVLARDGAAVSATTERARAADPVALLHDATTRYEDGLLAGAERLLGPGWGDHLESAAGALVPGLPHAPAWPSLRAHLMLTQADGRDALRSLTEASTYRGLGDAHDPAAVLLSRLDRAPALGPLPWLPAIPKRLATDPVWVDYLTARGERVRALAAQVRQETTPGQPWAAPLAHHISPDLLADLAVWRAARGVDHTESRPVGPLDGGGAAGRYARGLLCRVTGQLPDALRHWERLIVEHVGHRDWFTPQLAQRLDRLHRAGVDVPDRLEQARAQGPLPDDEATSALWFRMIDPQQQPAPTSRRTEPKRMRMRPEDRSPAPSGPAVHGPSR from the coding sequence ATGACGCTGCACAAGCTGTCGGCGGGGTCGGGGTATGAGTACCTCACCCGCCAGGTCGCGGCGGGGGACGACACCGGGATCGGTCGCCGCGGTCTGGAGGACTACTACGCGGCCAAGGGTGAGTCGCCCGGTCGCTGGGCCGGGTCCGGCCTGGTCGGGATCGACGGGCTCGAGTCCGGCGACCGCGTCACCTCGGAGCAGATGGCGAACCTGTTCGGCGCCGGCCGCCACCCGTTGACAGGTGTGGCGCTGGGCGCGCCCTACCGGGTCTACGACAGCGACGCAGGAGGGTTCGACGCGGAAGTCGCCCGCCGGCTGGACGCACGTGCTGACGACTCGACCGAGCCGGCGGAGCAGCTGGAGCAGGTCGCCGCAGCGCGCAGCGAGGTGGCACGGGAGTACTTCGTCCGCGAGCAGGGGAGGGAGCCGCGTGATGCCCGGGAGCTGGCTTCGGCGGTGGCTCGGTACTCGCGGCCGCAGCGGACCGCCGTGGCCGGGTATGACCTGACGTTCAGCCCGGTGAAGTCGGTGTCGACACTGTGGGCCATCGCCCCGCCAGAGATCTCCAGGACGGTCGCGGACGCGCACGACGCCGCGGTGCAGGACGCGCTGGCCTTCCTCGAGCGGCAGGTGCTGTACACGCGAGAGGGTAAGAACGGGGCACGCCAGGTCGAGACCAGGGGCCTGATCGCGGCGGCCTTCACCCACCGGGACTCTCGCGACGGCGACCCCGACCTGCATACCCACGTCGCAGTCGCCAACAAGGTGCAGACGCTCGAGGGCAAGTGGCTCTCGATCTACGGGCGGGTGCTGCACCAGCACGTCGTCGCCGCGTCGGAGATCTACAACACTGCCGTCGAGGCTCACCTGCGTGCTGCCCTGGGTCTGCGTTTCGCCGAGCGGCCGGGCGGGACCTGCGGGAAGCGGCCGGTCCGGGAGGTCGAGGGGGTCGACCGCGCGCTGTGCGAGCTGTGGTCCCGGCGCCGTGGTGACATCACCGCCCGGCAGGACGTGCTGTCGGGGGAGTTCCAGGAGGCGCACGGGCGGCCGCCGACACCGGTGGAGCAGATCGCCCTGGCCCAGCGGGCCAACCTGGAGACCCGGACGGCCAAGCACGAGCCGCGATCCCTGACGGCCCAGCGCGAGACGTGGTGGGCGGAGGCGGCCGGGGTCCTCGGGATGGAGGGGATCGAGCAGATGGTGACGACCGTGCTGGGCCAGGCAGGGCGCCCGACGCAGGAGGTCACCGACGAGTGGGTCGGCGAGGCGGCGCAGAGGGTGGTCGCCGAGGTCGAGGCGCGGCGGGCCACGTGGCAGGTCTGGCACCTGCAGGCCGAGGCCCAACGTCAGGTCCGTGGCCTGGACCTGCACCCGAGCATGGTCGCCGGCGTCGTGGGGCGGGTCGTCGACGCGGCGACGGTGGCGCGCTCGGTCAACCTCACCCCGGACCTGGATCCCATCGGCGAGCCGGACGGCTTGCGGCGACGCGACGGCACCAGCGTGTACCGCCACACCGGCAGCGACCACTACACCAGCCTTCGGGTCCTTCAGGCTGAGCAGCGGATCACCTCGGCCGCCGGCCGGAGCGATGGTGCTGCGCTCGCCCGTGAGGACGCTCAGCTCGCGGTGCTCGAGGCGTCCGTGCAGGGCAGGGACCTCAACCGCGGGCAGGCGGACCTGGTCCTGGCGCTGGCCTGCAGCGGTCGCCGGGTGCAGCTCGTCCTGGCCCCGGCAGGCTCCGGGAAGACCACCGCCGTGCGGGTCCTCGCCGACGCATGGCGCGGCCACGTCGGTCCAGTGATCGGACTCGCCCCGTCCGCGGCCGCCGCCACCGTGCTCGCCGAGGCGACCGGCGTACCGTCCGAGACCTTGGCCAAGCTCGTCCACGACCTCGACCACGAGCGCCCCTCGCAGCTGGACGAGGCAATCGGCCCGGACACCCTCGTGGTCGTCGACGAGGCGGGTATGGCGGACACGCTCACCCTGGACCGGGTGATCAGCCACGTCCTGGCCCGGGGCGCCTGCGTCCGTCTCATCGGCGACGACCAGCAGCTGGCCGCCGTCGGTGCCGGCGGAGTGCTCCGCGACATCGCCACCGCCCACGGCGCCGTACGCCTGGATGAGGTGGTCCGGTTCGCCGACCCCGCCGAAGCGCAGGCGTCCCTGGCGTTGCGGGCCGGCGACGCCTCCGCGCTCGGGTTCTACCTGGACCGGGACCGGGTGCACGTCGGGGACCTCGCCACCACCGTCGACGCCGTCTTCACCGCCTGGTCCCGGGACCGCGCCAGCGGACGGGACAGCCTCATGCTCGCACCCACCCGCGAGCTCGTCACCAGCCTCAACACCCGCGCCCGGGCCGCGCGCCTGGGAAACAGCACCCCCGGCCGCCAGGTGGCCCTCGCCGACGGCACGCACGCCTCCGCCGAGGACGTCGTCATCACCCGGCGCAACGACCGCCGGCTGGGCGTCGGGCGCACCGACTGGGTCAAGAACGGTGACCGGTGGACCGTCACCGCCGTCGAAGGACGAGCCCTGCGCGTCCGTAACCTCAGCTCCGGTCTGCGGGCCAGGTTGCCGGCGGGCTACGTCGCCGAGCACGTCGAGCTCGGGTACGCCTCGACCGTCCACACGGCCCAGGGGCTCACCACCGACACTGTCCACGGCATCGCCACCGGCCAGGAGTCTCGGCAGCTGCTCTACACCATGCTCACCCGCGGCCGGAACGAGAACCACGTACATGTCGTGTCGGCCATCGACACCGACGGGCACACCCTGCCGTTGATCGAGACGACCGACCCGGCCACCGCGACCGAGGTCCTGCAGGGCGTGCTCGCACGTGACGGCGCCGCGGTCTCGGCGACCACCGAGAGGGCACGAGCAGCCGACCCGGTGGCGTTGCTCCACGACGCGACAACCAGGTACGAGGACGGGCTCCTCGCCGGCGCCGAGAGACTCCTCGGCCCCGGCTGGGGCGATCACCTGGAGTCTGCCGCCGGCGCCCTGGTCCCAGGCCTGCCTCACGCCCCGGCCTGGCCCAGCCTGCGTGCGCACCTGATGCTCACCCAGGCCGACGGCCGCGACGCCCTCCGGTCGCTCACGGAAGCGTCCACCTACCGGGGGCTCGGCGACGCCCACGACCCTGCCGCAGTCCTGCTCTCGCGTCTGGACCGCGCACCGGCGCTCGGTCCACTCCCGTGGCTGCCCGCCATCCCCAAGCGGTTGGCCACCGACCCCGTCTGGGTCGACTACCTCACCGCCCGCGGGGAACGGGTCCGGGCCCTGGCCGCCCAGGTGCGCCAAGAAACCACCCCCGGGCAACCGTGGGCCGCGCCCCTCGCGCACCACATCAGCCCTGACCTCCTCGCCGACCTCGCCGTGTGGCGGGCCGCCCGAGGCGTCGACCACACCGAATCGCGCCCGGTCGGACCCTTGGACGGCGGGGGAGCGGCCGGCCGGTACGCACGCGGCCTCCTGTGCCGGGTCACCGGCCAGCTGCCCGACGCGCTCCGGCACTGGGAGCGTCTCATCGTCGAGCACGTCGGACACCGGGACTGGTTCACCCCGCAGCTGGCCCAGCGTCTCGACAGACTGCACCGTGCCGGCGTAGACGTACCCGACCGGCTGGAGCAGGCGAGAGCCCAGGGCCCGCTCCCGGACGACGAGGCCACCTCGGCACTATGGTTCCGCATGATCGACCCCCAGCAACAGCCCGCACCGACTTCCCGCAGGACCGAGCCGAAACGGATGCGGATGCGGCCAGAGGATCGCAGTCCTGCCCCCTCCGGTCCCGCCGTGCACGGTCCCAGCCGCTGA
- a CDS encoding type II toxin-antitoxin system PemK/MazF family toxin — protein MRGWVLTPGDVVGLGPGNPSGSRAGIRRPAIVVTAGRVLRGTKRPSGRHVPRTLRHSSTEVVIDPDEGNRLVAPSSAQCQHVRSVATTRIQGRTGNVGPVVLGEVRETLALLMDL, from the coding sequence GTGCGTGGCTGGGTGCTGACGCCGGGTGATGTCGTCGGACTAGGTCCTGGAAATCCCTCGGGGAGCCGGGCGGGAATCCGGCGGCCGGCCATCGTTGTGACCGCGGGTCGGGTCTTGCGGGGAACCAAACGTCCTTCAGGTCGTCATGTGCCCCGGACGCTGCGTCACAGCAGCACCGAGGTGGTCATCGATCCCGACGAGGGCAACCGGCTGGTGGCGCCCTCGTCGGCGCAGTGCCAGCATGTGCGCTCCGTCGCCACGACGCGCATACAGGGACGTACGGGGAACGTCGGGCCGGTCGTCCTCGGCGAGGTGCGCGAGACGCTTGCGCTGCTCATGGATCTGTGA
- a CDS encoding DNA-binding protein gives MTKHTAFWDDLNRDLQDPEFLREYVTHSVRISTIDSVVNAIDAAREAAGLSKAELARAIQKEPATIRRLLSSESANPTLGTLAEVAAALGLRITVEPIPRAERGLITQPLLEGRTADPMKLAEHLDTLRAPKLPA, from the coding sequence ATGACCAAGCACACCGCGTTCTGGGACGACCTGAACCGCGACCTCCAGGACCCAGAGTTCCTCCGCGAGTACGTGACGCACTCCGTGCGGATCTCCACCATCGACTCGGTCGTCAACGCCATCGACGCCGCGCGCGAGGCTGCGGGGCTGTCCAAGGCCGAGCTGGCACGGGCCATCCAGAAGGAACCAGCGACCATCCGTCGCCTGCTCTCCTCTGAGAGCGCCAACCCGACCCTGGGCACGCTGGCCGAGGTGGCGGCTGCCCTCGGGCTGCGCATCACCGTCGAACCCATTCCCCGGGCCGAGCGAGGCCTGATCACCCAGCCCTTGCTCGAAGGCCGGACAGCTGACCCGATGAAGCTCGCCGAGCACCTGGACACGCTGCGTGCGCCCAAGCTTCCCGCCTGA
- a CDS encoding tyrosine-type recombinase/integrase, translated as MTFDAKDDAIAWLSARRAEIGMEVWAPQAAAQGARRRESPTFRAYAELWLETRRTRGRELRPTTGQQYRMLLERFIYPTFGEERIDRITHEDVNAWYDQVALGRDTVRAQAYSLLRTILAGAASVRPTPLIPYNPAHIRGAGNAKRAHHVEPATLQELERIVTELPDRYRLMALLAAWCALRFGELAELRRGDIDLRTGRVKVRRAVVRVAGEFIIGPPKSDAGVRDVAIPPHLLATVKAHLSQHTATGKDALLFPAAADSDRHMAPSTLYKVYYPARKAAGRPDLRWHDLRHTGAVLAAQTGATLAELMGRLGHSTPGAAMRYQHAAADRDAEIARRLSELHGRTAP; from the coding sequence ATGACCTTCGACGCGAAGGACGACGCCATCGCCTGGCTGTCCGCGCGCCGAGCCGAGATCGGGATGGAGGTCTGGGCGCCACAGGCCGCCGCTCAAGGCGCACGGCGACGGGAATCCCCGACGTTCCGCGCGTACGCCGAGCTGTGGCTGGAGACCCGCCGCACCCGGGGCCGCGAGCTGCGCCCGACGACCGGTCAGCAGTACCGGATGCTGCTGGAGCGGTTCATCTATCCGACGTTCGGCGAGGAGCGGATCGACCGGATCACGCACGAGGACGTCAACGCCTGGTACGACCAGGTCGCTCTGGGCCGGGACACGGTCAGGGCGCAGGCGTACAGCCTGCTGCGGACGATCCTCGCCGGAGCCGCGTCTGTGCGGCCCACTCCCCTCATCCCGTACAACCCTGCTCACATCCGCGGTGCCGGAAACGCGAAGCGGGCCCACCACGTGGAGCCTGCGACGCTGCAGGAACTAGAGAGGATCGTCACGGAGTTGCCCGACCGCTACCGCCTGATGGCGCTGCTGGCCGCATGGTGTGCACTCCGCTTCGGAGAGCTGGCCGAGCTACGCCGCGGTGACATCGACCTGCGGACGGGGCGGGTCAAGGTCCGTCGTGCCGTCGTGCGCGTCGCCGGCGAGTTCATCATTGGCCCACCCAAGAGCGATGCGGGCGTTCGCGACGTCGCGATCCCGCCACATCTGCTCGCCACGGTCAAGGCGCATTTGTCTCAGCACACCGCCACCGGCAAGGACGCGCTGCTCTTCCCCGCCGCGGCCGACAGCGACCGGCACATGGCCCCGTCCACGCTCTACAAGGTCTACTACCCGGCGAGGAAGGCCGCCGGCCGTCCGGACCTGCGCTGGCACGACCTGCGCCATACCGGCGCGGTCCTCGCGGCCCAGACCGGCGCGACCCTTGCCGAGCTCATGGGGCGGCTCGGTCACTCCACCCCAGGCGCGGCGATGCGCTACCAGCACGCCGCCGCCGACCGCGACGCCGAGATCGCGCGGCGGCTGTCCGAGCTGCACGGCAGGACGGCTCCGTGA
- a CDS encoding Lsr2 dimerization domain-containing protein yields the protein MEGQELGEDRHAVKFGFRPDYEIDLSQQEAEEFANTMQKYQTPLAVSGVATPGAHGGVSTGREQLRKMRDWARETAIRPVSSRGRIHNRAPHHATNDTGTTRRVRSDKAPDLNPQVRGLVVLVGDTGFELLRTGATTDPFESSTLLIKSHVRGHISAGHIWTDLDRF from the coding sequence ATGGAGGGTCAGGAGCTGGGCGAGGACCGGCATGCCGTCAAGTTTGGTTTTCGTCCTGACTATGAGATCGACCTCTCGCAGCAGGAGGCGGAGGAGTTCGCCAACACGATGCAGAAGTACCAGACGCCGCTCGCCGTGTCGGGCGTCGCCACTCCGGGCGCCCATGGCGGCGTCTCGACCGGCCGTGAGCAGCTTCGCAAGATGCGTGATTGGGCGAGGGAAACGGCTATTCGGCCAGTGTCGAGCCGGGGCCGTATCCACAACCGGGCGCCGCACCACGCCACGAACGACACGGGGACGACACGACGAGTGAGAAGCGACAAGGCCCCCGACCTTAATCCGCAGGTCAGGGGCCTTGTCGTACTGGTGGGCGATACTGGGTTTGAACTTTTGAGAACGGGGGCTACCACAGACCCCTTCGAGTCGTCCACTTTGCTGATAAAGTCGCATGTCAGAGGGCATATCAGCGCCGGACACATATGGACGGATCTGGACAGGTTTTGA
- a CDS encoding helix-turn-helix transcriptional regulator — protein MSKVHPTDTTPAGRRQFESLAQASRRTGLSTRTLRRRIAEGQLPAYRSGPRILRVDPEDVDQLMIRVPTAGASRVSV, from the coding sequence ATGAGCAAGGTACATCCCACGGACACGACACCGGCCGGCCGGCGTCAGTTTGAGTCTCTCGCCCAGGCTTCACGACGCACTGGTCTGAGTACTCGGACGCTGCGTCGGCGTATCGCGGAAGGGCAACTGCCGGCCTATCGCAGCGGTCCCCGCATTCTCCGGGTCGACCCTGAGGACGTCGATCAGTTGATGATTCGCGTTCCGACAGCAGGAGCGAGCCGCGTTTCCGTGTGA
- a CDS encoding helix-turn-helix domain-containing protein, translated as MLSVLAGEVSIAEAARKEKVSEQSIGRWKADFLEAGRTALASGRTGPSTREEQLEAEVTELTTALGEAHLQARVWKKSAEGRLGPSRTSR; from the coding sequence GTGCTCAGCGTTCTGGCTGGCGAGGTCTCGATCGCCGAGGCGGCGCGCAAGGAGAAGGTGTCCGAGCAGTCGATCGGCCGTTGGAAGGCTGACTTCCTCGAAGCGGGACGGACCGCGCTGGCCTCGGGCCGGACCGGGCCCTCGACCCGGGAGGAGCAGCTGGAGGCGGAGGTCACCGAGCTGACCACCGCGCTGGGAGAGGCGCACCTGCAGGCGCGGGTGTGGAAGAAGAGCGCGGAGGGCCGGCTGGGCCCTTCGAGGACCTCGAGGTAA
- a CDS encoding integrase core domain-containing protein has protein sequence MPTTRFCKLIGVPERTYRRWQAHARAGRPRGALARPARQASWEVVTGLAAKHAAWGHRKVWAMARHSGHRVSMSTTARILDDAGLLLKADYQRERRQLAQQRKAAFARSPTGPNMVWQFDFSPVRDRRWRDLAVAGIADYWSKYEFGWHWSPTANQHDAIAAVQLALAEAESMLPAGLDLLEYLADPDTGEVVPITLVTDNGGPFRSARFAAFIEATPQLDHVRTRVRTPGQNGVRERAFQSLKYERLYREQIDDMHDLVAHGEDFRVEFNAVRPHEALSWNRPREVHLRLSDPGTPNFPEPENLPRT, from the coding sequence ATGCCGACCACGAGGTTCTGCAAGCTGATCGGCGTCCCCGAGCGGACCTACCGCCGCTGGCAGGCGCACGCCCGTGCCGGGCGCCCGCGAGGGGCCCTGGCCCGGCCGGCGCGCCAGGCGTCCTGGGAGGTGGTGACCGGACTGGCGGCCAAGCACGCCGCGTGGGGCCACCGCAAGGTCTGGGCGATGGCTCGTCACTCGGGCCACCGGGTGTCGATGTCGACCACGGCGCGGATCCTCGACGACGCCGGGCTGCTGCTCAAGGCCGACTACCAGCGGGAACGACGCCAGCTCGCCCAGCAGCGCAAGGCCGCGTTCGCCAGGTCCCCGACCGGACCGAACATGGTGTGGCAGTTCGACTTCTCGCCAGTACGAGACCGCCGCTGGCGGGACCTGGCGGTGGCCGGGATCGCGGACTACTGGTCCAAGTACGAGTTCGGGTGGCACTGGTCGCCGACTGCGAACCAGCACGACGCAATCGCCGCGGTGCAGCTGGCCCTGGCCGAGGCCGAGTCGATGCTGCCTGCGGGGTTGGACCTGCTGGAGTACCTCGCCGACCCCGACACCGGTGAGGTCGTGCCCATCACCCTGGTCACCGACAACGGGGGACCGTTCCGCTCGGCACGGTTCGCTGCCTTCATCGAGGCCACCCCGCAGCTGGACCACGTGCGGACCCGGGTGCGCACCCCGGGTCAGAACGGGGTCCGCGAACGAGCGTTCCAGTCGCTGAAGTACGAGCGGCTCTACCGCGAGCAGATCGACGACATGCACGACCTTGTCGCTCACGGTGAGGACTTCCGCGTCGAGTTCAACGCCGTCCGCCCGCACGAGGCCCTGTCCTGGAACCGGCCGCGCGAGGTGCACCTGCGCCTGTCCGACCCCGGAACACCCAACTTTCCCGAGCCGGAAAACCTGCCAAGAACTTGA
- a CDS encoding histone-like nucleoid-structuring protein Lsr2, whose amino-acid sequence MAQKVQTILVSDLSGEELGEEGHTVKFGFLGAEYEIDLSQQEADEFANALQKYTDAARRVGGRRRPGSGRATAPTDREQLRKMREWASKNGYNVSSRGRIPQDVQDAYHAAN is encoded by the coding sequence GTGGCGCAGAAGGTGCAGACCATCCTTGTCTCCGATCTGAGCGGCGAGGAGCTGGGCGAGGAAGGCCACACCGTGAAGTTCGGCTTCCTCGGCGCGGAGTATGAGATTGACCTCTCGCAGCAGGAGGCGGACGAGTTTGCCAACGCCCTCCAGAAGTACACCGACGCCGCCCGCCGTGTCGGTGGCCGACGCCGGCCGGGGAGCGGCCGTGCCACCGCCCCGACCGACCGTGAGCAACTTCGCAAGATGCGCGAGTGGGCGAGCAAGAACGGCTACAACGTGTCAAGCCGGGGCCGCATCCCCCAAGACGTTCAGGACGCCTACCACGCTGCCAACTGA
- a CDS encoding amino acid ABC transporter ATP-binding protein yields MSPTDPTTRGPATSGEEVLLRAHGLSKSFGELSVLRSVDLTVTKGEVVVLIGPSGSGKTTVLRSLNGLETPDGGTLTFAGGPDLDFSRPLPKRDRMALRDRSAMVFQQHNLFPHRTVLENVIEGPVHVQGVRRDEAVAAAEQLLDRVGLRDKRDVYPFQLSGGQQQRVGIVRALALRPSLLLFDEPTSALDPELVGEVLAVIKELADEGWTMVVVTHEVSFARAAADEVLFMDQGVIVERATPEQMFTRPQHERTRRFLDRILNPLHEPPSQ; encoded by the coding sequence ATGTCGCCCACTGACCCCACTACCCGCGGCCCCGCGACCAGCGGCGAGGAGGTGTTGCTGCGCGCGCATGGCCTGAGCAAGAGCTTCGGTGAGCTGTCCGTGCTGCGCTCCGTCGACCTCACCGTGACCAAGGGGGAGGTCGTGGTCCTCATCGGCCCCAGCGGCTCGGGCAAGACCACGGTGCTGCGGTCCCTGAACGGGCTGGAGACGCCCGACGGTGGCACCTTGACCTTCGCCGGCGGCCCGGACCTCGACTTCTCCCGGCCGCTGCCGAAGAGGGACCGGATGGCCCTGCGCGACCGTTCCGCCATGGTCTTCCAGCAGCACAACCTCTTCCCCCACCGCACCGTGCTGGAGAACGTCATCGAGGGACCGGTCCACGTCCAGGGAGTGCGCAGGGACGAGGCCGTCGCCGCGGCCGAGCAGCTCCTCGACCGTGTCGGGCTACGGGACAAGCGTGACGTCTACCCCTTCCAGCTCTCCGGCGGACAGCAGCAGCGCGTCGGCATCGTCCGCGCCCTGGCGCTGCGCCCCAGCCTGCTCCTCTTCGACGAACCCACCTCCGCCCTCGACCCAGAGCTCGTCGGGGAAGTGCTGGCCGTGATCAAGGAGCTCGCCGACGAGGGGTGGACGATGGTCGTCGTCACCCATGAGGTCAGCTTCGCCCGGGCCGCCGCCGACGAAGTGCTCTTCATGGACCAGGGAGTCATCGTCGAACGGGCAACCCCCGAGCAGATGTTCACCCGACCACAGCACGAACGCACCCGACGCTTCCTCGACCGCATCCTCAACCCCCTGCACGAACCGCCTTCGCAGTGA
- a CDS encoding amino acid ABC transporter permease, whose translation MTQEWTLFVDSLWPIVRGGLLGTIPLAVVSFIVGLALALAVALMRMSRSRVLSGLARAYISVIRGTPLLVQLFVIFYGLPSLGLLIDPWPSAVIAFSLNVGGYAAEVIRAAILSVPRGQWEAAYMAGMSHRLTLRRVILPQAARVSVPPLSNTFISLVKDTSLASLILVTELFREAQKIAAFSQEFMLLYMQAALVYWVFCLALSTGQNALEKRLDRYVAH comes from the coding sequence ATGACCCAGGAGTGGACGCTCTTCGTCGACTCGCTGTGGCCCATCGTGCGCGGCGGTCTGCTGGGGACGATCCCGCTGGCCGTCGTGTCCTTCATCGTCGGCCTGGCGCTGGCGCTGGCCGTGGCGTTGATGCGGATGTCCCGCAGCCGGGTGCTCTCCGGGCTGGCGCGGGCCTACATCTCGGTGATCCGTGGCACCCCTTTGCTCGTGCAGCTGTTCGTCATCTTCTACGGTCTGCCGTCCCTCGGTCTGCTCATCGACCCCTGGCCCAGCGCGGTCATCGCCTTCTCCCTGAACGTGGGCGGGTATGCCGCCGAGGTGATCAGAGCCGCCATCCTGTCCGTCCCCCGCGGGCAGTGGGAGGCGGCGTACATGGCCGGCATGTCACACCGGCTCACCCTGCGCCGGGTCATCCTGCCGCAGGCGGCCAGGGTGTCCGTGCCCCCGCTGTCCAACACGTTCATCTCCCTGGTGAAGGACACGTCGCTGGCCTCCTTGATCCTGGTGACCGAGCTGTTCCGCGAGGCTCAGAAGATCGCCGCCTTCAGCCAGGAGTTCATGCTGCTCTACATGCAGGCCGCCCTGGTCTACTGGGTCTTCTGCCTCGCTCTGTCCACCGGGCAGAACGCACTGGAGAAGAGGTTGGACCGCTATGTCGCCCACTGA
- a CDS encoding amino acid ABC transporter substrate-binding protein, producing MSTKTLIALAAAASLTLTACGQGGNGEGQTSGGGGTAETGDGSGLGLAQEGVLVVGTEGTYRPFTYHEDGSGELVGYDVEVIEAVAERLDLEVQFQETQWDAIFAGLEAGRFDVIANQVSINPEREEAYLFSEPYTVSPGVVVVSEDTDDITSLEDLEGKTSAQSLTSNWYEVAESNGAQVEAVEGWAQAVALLEQGRVDATVNDKLTFLDYTNERPDSPIKIAVETEDASVNAFAFTKDKAELVSAVDEALAELQADGTLAELGEKYFGQDVSG from the coding sequence TTGAGCACCAAGACATTGATCGCCCTCGCCGCTGCCGCTTCGCTGACCCTTACCGCCTGCGGGCAGGGAGGAAACGGCGAAGGTCAGACCAGTGGCGGCGGCGGCACCGCCGAGACCGGGGACGGTTCCGGGCTGGGCCTGGCGCAGGAGGGTGTGCTGGTCGTGGGCACCGAAGGCACGTACCGGCCGTTCACGTACCACGAGGACGGCAGCGGTGAACTCGTCGGTTACGACGTCGAGGTGATCGAGGCCGTCGCGGAGCGTCTCGACCTAGAGGTCCAGTTCCAGGAGACGCAGTGGGACGCGATCTTCGCCGGGCTGGAGGCCGGTCGCTTCGACGTGATCGCGAACCAGGTCTCGATCAACCCCGAGCGGGAAGAGGCCTACCTGTTCAGCGAGCCCTACACCGTCTCCCCCGGCGTGGTGGTGGTCAGCGAGGACACCGATGACATCACCAGCCTGGAGGACCTGGAGGGCAAGACCTCGGCGCAGTCGCTGACCAGCAACTGGTACGAGGTCGCCGAGAGCAACGGCGCCCAGGTCGAGGCCGTGGAGGGCTGGGCCCAGGCCGTGGCGCTCCTGGAGCAGGGCCGGGTGGACGCCACGGTCAACGACAAGCTCACCTTCCTCGACTACACGAACGAGCGGCCGGACAGCCCGATCAAGATTGCTGTGGAGACCGAGGACGCCTCCGTGAACGCGTTCGCCTTCACCAAGGACAAAGCGGAGTTGGTCTCCGCGGTCGACGAGGCGCTGGCCGAGCTGCAGGCCGACGGCACCCTCGCCGAGCTGGGTGAGAAGTACTTCGGGCAAGACGTCTCGGGCTGA